ttacacacacacacacacacacacacacacacacacacacacacaaacacacctctaaatatataaatttaacttGCTCAGTCCATTAagtattacttgtatgtatgtaattTCAGGGTTGACCCCTTTGTATTGAATTACCAACTAGGGGACTCacttattctttattttactgtattttttgtCTATCAATAGAGACATGTGAGACTTACCCTTTTATGTTAGTATGTCTGTTGCTGTTATGCTTCTTATTAAGCACATTATTGAGGTGTCTTGGATGAAGTTTTTCTGTCCCTTTTGGAAGACAAAATCTCACAGCAGATTTCCTGGTCCTCTGTCTTTTACAACCTTTCTACTTCCCCCTTCCATGTTGTTCCCTGAGCTGTAGATGCAGGAGTTGTATGGTAAGTGTAACCACAGGGTCTGGGAACTTCATGATCAGTTATCTACATTTTAAACAGTTGTGGTGTTCTGTAATGACCTTCTTCTgtttcaaagagaagtttctttggtcAGGGGTGAGACCACATTTATCTGTGGGTAGAAGGATACAGATAGGAATTGTCAGTTCATTTAGTAAAGTGACAGTAACAGATACCCTTTTGAGACTCATGTTCTTCATGTCTCTAGGtaacttttttttcaaaatttttattagatattttctttatttacatttcaaatgctattttcaaagttccctataacctccccacaccctgctcccatacccacccactcccacttcttggccctggcattcccctctactggagcatataaaatttgcaagaccaaggggcctctcttcccaatgatggctgactaggccatcttctgctacctatgcagctagagacacgagctctgggggtactggttagcacatattgttgttccatctatagggttgcagaccccttcagctctttgggtactttctctggctcctccatttaGCCAGGTTTTCAGTTTTAGACATTATTTTCTTACTGTTGAGTGGGccataagtccaattagagagctgttgattACATgcttggtattttatttttgttgttgttacatagTCTATGGTTCCTTGGAGAGGGCTTTTCTGCCTAAGTAgagtaattttatttaatctatgtatgtatatgtatacacacagattatatgtattataggtaatattaagtaaataaataataatgtgaTTCCTTATAgcttttacagttttattttgcTGGTCTAACATGCTCCTCCTGAGTTAAAGTCCATCCATATAGACTAAagtaagttatttttctttcactttgatATTTGTTTAGAAACTGATTTTATATGTAATAGAAATGTAGGTGAAATTTTTGAGCTaattcctaatttttaaaaaaaattgaaaaatattcatctgcattatttatttaagtgagtagCATTTAAGGAACAAAGGGTGTCTTGATCACTTTGTTGTGAATAAATTTCCTCCAAATTGAAAACATCAGTGTGTAaaatttaaaacctttatttATGTAATAAAAGTTAAGTGTCATTTTTTATAGATGCCTTTATTCCTTGTATGGGATTTCACCCCCCTTTTTTTGATAAACTGTATGTCAAATGGATTACATAATACCATGAGATTATTCTTGTCAAATGATGTTGTATTTAAGCATCTCAAGTTATCAAATGACAGACTTGACATAATgggaataatgaaaaaaattacaacagaAATTAATTTGTTTCACCAAATTTTTACATAGTGTTATGGCCTGATTGTTTTTGTCACCAAATGTTTATGTTGAATTTGTCACTTCCAAAGTGATAGCCATGATGTGGAGTCTTAGATACATCCAGTACATGAGGAAAGAGCTCTTGTGAATGAGAGTAATGTTTATGGAAagaaaagctggagagatggttgccTCTTTTACCTTGTGAAGAGACAAAAAGACTATGTCATCAGTAGACAATAGATTGCTATTGTCTTGATCTTAAGTTTTCTAACTGTCAGGATAGTACTTGATAAATTTGTGTTacttatattttgtcaaatttaTGACATTTTGTTACAAAATTCAGAACAAATAAAGACATTAGGCAATTATGATATAAAATAAGGGATACCTTTGTTATAGAAAGTTAGAAGGAATTTTGAAATTTTCCGGTGAGTAActtatctaagaatttcatgttGACTTTGTTTTAGGCCTAAATTCAGCCATAGGTAAAGTTACTAGATTGAGATACATCATCTCTTCTAAGCGTAGTatgatctatttctaatttaagCTTGAATTTTGCTGCCTCAGTCTGCTTGGATCAGAATGCTGGGAAGGAGCATTGGCATCCTGAAGGAAAGCatggggaagacagacagacaggaccaGCAGCACTCTCtccattttcattctcatcttctttctctttgctaCAGGGCAGCCACATAATCCCCAATGGAGAATAGTACAGAGGTGACTGAGTTCATTCTCACAGGGTTAACAGATAACCCAGAGCTCCAGATACCACTCTTCAttgtcttccttctcatctatctCAGCACTGTGCTTGGGAACCTGGGAATGGTAGGGTTGATCCTGCTGGACTCACATCTCCACACTCCCATGTACCTTTTCCTCAGTCATCTATCTCTGGTGGACTTTGGTTATTCTTCAGCTGTCACTCCCAAAGTAATGCCAGGTCTCCTTTCAATAGACAAAACCATAACACACAATGCTTGTGGCACCCAATTCTTCTTCTTTGTAAGCTTTATAACTACAGAAAGCTTCCTCTTGGCTGCCATGGCTTATGACCGCTATGCAGCAGTATGTAAGCCACTGCAGTACACCACCACCATGACTACAAACACTTGTGCTTGTCTGACCATAGGTTCCTATGTCTGTGGCGTCCTGAATTCCTCTATCCACACTGGGAACATTTTCAGGCTTTCTTTCTGCAAGTTCAATGTGATAGACCACTTTTTCTGTGATGCACCACCTCTCCTGGCCCTATCATGTTCAGACACTTCTGTCAGTGAGATGGTGATTTTATTTGTGGTGGGTTTCAATGATATCTTCTCTATTGTGGTCATCCCGATATCCTATCTGTTTATATTCATCACTATTCTGAGGATGCGTTCATCTGAAGGACGCCAGAAGGCCTTTTCCACATGTGCTTCCCACCTCACAGTAGTCTTCATCTTTTATGGATCAGGCATCTTCATGTACTTGCAGCCTAGTTCCAGTCACACCATGGGCACTGACAAGATGGCATCTGTGTTCTATACCATGATCATCCCCATGCTGAACCCTTTGGTCTACAGCCTGAGAAACAAAGAGGTCAAGAGTGCATTCAAAAAGGCTGTGGAGAAAGCCAAAATTTCTCTAGCATTCACATTTTAATTATATAGAACCTGCACAAAGGCAGTTTTATCTACCTCAAATTAATCTTTCCTCAGTTCAACAAGTGCATTTTCTTAGGGACAGTCtctattaaatgtttttaaactcATGTAAGATTCTACTATTTCATCTTATTTAAATCTGGTAGTATTGGGATTGAATCTAGTGCCTGGCACCTGGTAAGCACGTTTCTTTCCACTGAACTAGATTTGATGTCCACATTTGGACATTTTAATATCATTTTCTATGCCCTGGATATTCTGTCTTTCCTGCTATCTtcattagggtttcattgctgtgaaaaaaaacaccatgaccacaataACTCTTATGAAGTATCTTAATGCCTGCTATTTCTCTTTGGTATCTCCAGGTCTGTTTTCCTATAATTGGGAAATTAGATATTTTGCCTCTCCTCAATACTCCTTTGTTCCACACATGTTAGCTTTGTTTTTGTCCATTCtaagaatatattttctaaaatatatattctcaAGGTCTGTAATGAACGGTCAATGACTTAAAAATGTTTAGGTGGCCTGAGAAACTTCCAGCGGAATGTTAACATGACTGATAACAGCTGTGAGCTGACAGAATCCTGTATAATTTTGATAAGGGTATTAACATGCCAACCCCCTACTTCTATCTACCACTTTAGGACTGCAGAGGAACAGACCTACacataaaatctttctcaaacgtttcccattttgttaaaaaaaaatcaccaagcaCATAGCACCATGTGCCCACAATTTCCATCATACCCTGGGGTAGGGGTAGATGACATAGATGACTGGTGTCCTTCAGTTGTTCTGATTAAAGAACAATTTTTATGTTAACAACAAAAGAGTTTGGCTAGACTATTATTTGTACCAACTGATATTTATACCTTTGAATGTTGCAATGTTAAATAGCTGtagctgtgtgtatgtgctctATGTACAGAGTTTTCCCTCACTTAGTTAATTGTGTTTAGTAAAAGGAAACCTTAAACTCTAAATAGGGGTCTTATAGGGACCCATTGGATGAATAGTGGCATTTTTTGGGGAAAATTTATTGATTTTCCCGAAGGTTCTTTAACACTTTATTATTGCAGTGGTTGTTAAGTTAATCTTTTCTTGAGATAATAATGGTGTCTACTCTGGTACCTTTCAAAGCACCTACAGATGTAGGTTATAAAGGTTTAGCCATATACAACAAGAGGATAGTTGAGTCTGACCATGTTAGAATCAACTCCCCATAAATATACCAATATCAATAGATTTCATGCAAAAGACTTTATGAACactaaaaaaaaacatgaagaaatacTATGATTGCTTCTCAAATAACAATGACATACAAGACACTGGtcaggaaagaaaataattgaggtcaaatatatatatatatatatatatatatatatatatatatatgtaaaaccccaaaaattctaccaaagaacttcatcacatgataaacaacttcagcaaagtagccagatataaaaataagtcaaataaatcagtatccttcctttatacaaatgataagcaggctgagaaagaaattagggaaagaacccccttcacaatagccacaaataacataaaatagagtaactctaaccaaacaagtgaaagacctgtatgacaataacttcaagtctctcaagaaagaagtcgaagaagatctcagaaaatggaaagatctgccatgccTCTATCATGTCTTAAGTGCCTGagatctctcttccatctcttgtattgtgtgcTGAGGATTGCATCTAAGGTTCCTATTTGAGTTCATAaagttttcatttccagatttctttcagtttgtgttttctttattgattctatttctactttcaggtcttgaacattttatttatttcctcccactatttttgtgtgttttcaaagatttctttaaatgatttatttatttcctctttaaggacctctaccaTAGTCATAAAGCTATTTTAAGGTCCTTATCTTGTGCTTCAGCTACATTGCACTTCTCAGGGCCCACTATAGTAGGATTGCTGGACTCTAGTGAAGACATATTTTCTTGGCTGACATTCATTGTGTTTTTTGTTGGCATCTAGGCATCTGAGTTTGAGAAGATTGTAATTTTAGGTGCTGATATCTgatcttgtctttgttgggtgtgtgttttgttccttggtttctgttgccctcaGTGGTTCCTAGAAGGGATTTCTACATGGTAGGGCTCTTCTGGGTGCCTGGTAGGTCttcttccaggatctttccaAGTATAGTCACAATAGTTTCTGAATAAAATGTGTTACTAGGTACTGGTTTCTGACACTTAACTATGGGAAATAGGCTAGGTTGGAGGACTTAGGGGGTCCACTGGAGTGAGGAAAGAAGGGTCTTCTGCCAGGATCCACTTAGTCTACTGGGaatggaagcagagagtgaggagagacCACAACAGATAGTTGCTACAGAACTAGGCATGAGACTGGGGGAATATAATTtgcagggaaggaggaaaagtgAAAATATGTAGCTTGCCTACCTGCTTTGCTGCTAGGCTTGACTAGTGGATTTTAATTTCTGATGAAGTTTGAGAGTAAAATGACAGAATAAGGGTGGAGGAAATCTGTAGGAGAAGAGCTGTGTAATCTGCTAGAGATGGAGGCAAAAGGACACAGCAGGTGGTATGCTTCAAATTTCTAGGTGACACAGGGAGTTTGGATTTGCAGAAGAGAAGGGACAGATGAAGATCTGCAATTATGCTTCCTACTTTCTTGGCCAACAAGGATAGTgagtacacgcacacacacacacacacacacacacacacacacacacacacagacagacagacacacacacacacacaaactactaTTTACAGCAAAACTTTAAATCATAATAGATtgagaaaataagacattctaTGATAGAACCAACTTTAATCAACAAATCCAGCTCTATATAAGGCATTAGAAGGAAAACTGTAACCCAAAGAGTTTAATCTCATTCCCCTAAACTAAAGAAATAACCCCAGATTGACAAATGAAAAGAGGACACATCACCAAAAcaatgcttctttaaaaaaattattagatattttcttcatttacatttcaaatgctatcccaaaagtccccataagCTCCCCGTgccctgctaccctacccacccactcccacttcttggccctggtgttcccctgtactggggcatataaagtttgcaagaccaaggggcctctcaaAGAAGAAACATGTACTTTCAATTAATTATTGATCATGTTTGCACTTGACTCGTGTCAACATAGAGAGAAATAAATATTGCACAAGTATTACATTTATATAAAGCAAATGATAGATTATCACCTCTATATTAGCTACTTTTGtgttgatgtgataaaacacaaaTCACAAAAATCAATTTAtggaagaaaaagtttatttagGATTGCAGTTTCAGAAGAATAGAAGTTCATTATTACAGCAGGCTTCGGAAAAGGAGGCAGGCTTTGTGGAAGGATCTGGAGGATGAGAGATCACATATTCAATCACAAACATTAGGGAGAGGAGAACCTGGAAATAGGGGCAAGGTTATAAAGTTATAAACATTCAAAAGCCTGTATCTCCCCTAGCAAGGCTCTACTATCTAAAACTCTTCAATCAGCACCCCATCTGGTGACCAACTGTTCAAATAGAAGACATTTCTCATCAAAGCAACACATTTACCAAATACTTTAGTCGTTTTTAGAGTTCTCCTGAGAAACAGCATCAATAGGATATAATATACCTGGACAAatagaaggtatttattgtgggCATTGGTTCATGTGATATGAAAGTTGGGAAGTATCATGATATCCTGCCTTTAAGCTTGAGAAAAAGAGAAGCTGGTGATTAA
This genomic stretch from Mus musculus strain C57BL/6J chromosome 19, GRCm38.p6 C57BL/6J harbors:
- the Olfr1445 gene encoding olfactory receptor 1445, translating into MENSTEVTEFILTGLTDNPELQIPLFIVFLLIYLSTVLGNLGMVGLILLDSHLHTPMYLFLSHLSLVDFGYSSAVTPKVMPGLLSIDKTITHNACGTQFFFFVSFITTESFLLAAMAYDRYAAVCKPLQYTTTMTTNTCACLTIGSYVCGVLNSSIHTGNIFRLSFCKFNVIDHFFCDAPPLLALSCSDTSVSEMVILFVVGFNDIFSIVVIPISYLFIFITILRMRSSEGRQKAFSTCASHLTVVFIFYGSGIFMYLQPSSSHTMGTDKMASVFYTMIIPMLNPLVYSLRNKEVKSAFKKAVEKAKISLAFTF